Within Rothia sp. ZJ932, the genomic segment GCCGCGTTAGCTGCCACTTGTTGTGTGGTGTGTGTGGGCGTGGGGTTGATGTGTTTGGTGTTTGAGTTTTTGCAGTGTGCTTACTCGCTTATAGAGTGATGACACTTTTGAGGGGCGGGCGGTTTGGGGTCTGGGTGTTGTAGATTATTGCTGTCTTGTTGTTTGGCGTGAGGAGTGTTTGATGAGTCGTATTGTTGCTGGTGTTGCTGGTGGGTTGCGGTTGGCGGGTGTGGCGGGGGATAACACGCGTCCGACGACTGATCGGGTGAAGGAGGCGCTTTTTTCTCGGTTGGAGAGCTACGGTGTTGTTGAGGGCGCTCGCGTGCTTGATGTTTTTGGTGGTTCGGGTGCTTTGGCGTGTGAGGCGCTCTCGCGAGGGGCGGCGTATGCGGATGTTCTTGATGTGTACCCGAAAGCGGTGGCTACCTGTGAAAAGAACCTTGCTGCGGTGTTGAAGGCTGTGCCGGATGCAGGTGGGCGCGTACACAAGATGACTGCGCGTTCCTTTGTGGCTCACTATTTCAGTGAGCCTTTTGATCTGGTTTTCTGTGATCCGCCGTATGCGATGACTAACGAGGAGCTGTCGGAGATTCTTGAGCTACTCACTCCTCATCTAGCAGTGGGTGCTGTTGTGGTGTTGGAACGCTCTACTCGCAGCGATGATCCCCTGCCTCCGTCGGGGTTGGAGGTTTTCGCGTCCAAAAAGTATGGCGAAACGACCCTCTGGTACGTAGAACCTGCTGCGTAATCGGTCGATCATCTCAGTCTGTGGAAAGAACACCATGAGAAAAGCCGGTGGGGTAGCTATATCACGATAGCTACCCCACCGGTCTTTTTTCGCTAAATTACTTTTTGGCTTTAGCTCTGATGAGATCGAGTGCCAGCACGGTGCCGAAGATTGCTAGACGCACATCTGCCGGGGCCTGCGGATCGAGCTTAAGCTGGTATTTACTGCGACCCAGCAGTCCCTTACCCAGCCCTGCCCATGCGCGTGATACTTGCGCGGCACGGTGGTTATTGACCATCACCGCAAAATCAAAGCTAAGGGGGTTGCCCTCTAAGGTGAGGGTGAGGTTCTGCGCCATCTCAACGGTTACTTTGGTTTTGAAGAGGGTGAAGTTTTGCACCACGGACGCTAGGTGCTCACCGTTGCCTTTGTATATCTCAAAGCGGTCGCGCCCCAATGTCACCTCATCATTCACCTTGAGGTAGACCAGACCGTCGGGACCCAAAAGATCAAAATAGCGGCTGCCCATTACCATGCGGGATACTGAGTCACCCTGGGTTTTGAACTCACCGAGTACCTGGTCGTTAGCAG encodes:
- a CDS encoding RsmD family RNA methyltransferase, whose protein sequence is MSRIVAGVAGGLRLAGVAGDNTRPTTDRVKEALFSRLESYGVVEGARVLDVFGGSGALACEALSRGAAYADVLDVYPKAVATCEKNLAAVLKAVPDAGGRVHKMTARSFVAHYFSEPFDLVFCDPPYAMTNEELSEILELLTPHLAVGAVVVLERSTRSDDPLPPSGLEVFASKKYGETTLWYVEPAA
- a CDS encoding LURP-one-related/scramblase family protein, producing MTEAPHPQQNLPALLTENSLIFQQTSGFMSNDFQLLSANDQVLGEFKTQGDSVSRMVMGSRYFDLLGPDGLVYLKVNDEVTLGRDRFEIYKGNGEHLASVVQNFTLFKTKVTVEMAQNLTLTLEGNPLSFDFAVMVNNHRAAQVSRAWAGLGKGLLGRSKYQLKLDPQAPADVRLAIFGTVLALDLIRAKAKK